One window from the genome of Brachyhypopomus gauderio isolate BG-103 unplaced genomic scaffold, BGAUD_0.2 sc82, whole genome shotgun sequence encodes:
- the onecut3b gene encoding one cut domain family member 3 has product MELTMENLGNMHGVSHSQAGDLMNSTHGRPSSASHRNLVSHGRSAMVSSMASILEGAGEYRTDPSLSGHLHPAMTMCESGMNLSNTYTTLTPLQHLPPISTVSDKFHHPHAHPHHHAAHQRLATGNVSGSFTLMRDDRGLASMSNLYGHYPKDMSAMGPPLSPLSNGLGSLHNSQQALSAYGPSAHLTNDKMLSTGGFEPHAAMLSRSEEHIARSLGGHGHGMISNLNGMHPHGHLHSQANGSMLAERERHAAGAAQGGGSGQVEEINTKEVAQRITAELKRYSIPQAIFAQRILCRSQGTLSDLLRNPKPWSKLKSGRETFRRMWKWLQEPEFQRMSALRLAACKRKEQEQHKDRSLAPKKQRLVFTDLQRRTLVAIFKENKRPSKEMQVTISQQLGLELSTVSNFFMNARRRCVDRWHDEANAAAGTAGPGQPGTSAAAFSKA; this is encoded by the exons ATGGAACTTACAATGGAAAACCTTGGCAATATGCACGGCGTATCGCACTCGCAGGCGGGAGACCTGATGAACTCCACGCACGGAAGACCGTCGTCGGCTTCCCACAGGAACCTGGTATCGCACGGGCGCTCGGCGATGGTGTCCAGCATGGCTTCGATCTTGGAGGGCGCGGGTGAGTACCGGACCGACCCCTCGCTCTCCGGCCACCTGCATCCCGCGATGACCATGTGCGAGTCGGGGATGAATCTGTCCAACACGTACACCACGCTCACCCCGCTTCAGCATTTACCGCCCATCTCGACCGTCTCCGACAAGTTCCACCACCCCCACGCGCACCCACATCACCACGCCGCGCACCAGCGCCTCGCCACCGGCAACGTGAGCGGAAGCTTCACCCTAATGCGCGACGACCGCGGCTTGGCCTCCATGAGCAACCTGTACGGCCACTATCCCAAAGATATGTCCGCGATGGGCCCGCCGTTGTCACCGTTATCCAACGGCCTCGGATCCCTGCACAACTCTCAACAGGCGCTTTCGGCTTACGGTCCGAGCGCTCATCTCACGAACGACAAGATGTTGTCCACCGGGGGCTTCGAACCGCACGCGGCGATGCTTTCACGGAGTGAGGAGCACATCGCCCGGAGTTTAGGGGGACACGGGCACGGTATGATCTCTAACCTCAACGGCATGCATCCTCACGGGCACCTCCACTCGCAGGCGAACGGGTCCATGCTGGCGGAGCGCGAGAGGCACGCGGCCGGGGCGGCGCAAGGCGGCGGCTCGGGTCAAGTGGAAGAGATCAACACGAAGGAAGTGGCGCAGCGGATCACGGCCGAGCTGAAGCGGTACAGCATACCGCAGGCCATCTTTGCCCAAAGGATCTTGTGTCGTTCGCAGGGAACTCTGTCGGATCTGCTGCGCAACCCAAAGCCCTGGAGTAAACTGAAGTCGGGCAGAGAGACGTTCAGGAGGATGTGGAAATGGTTACAGGAGCCCGAGTTTCAACGGATGTCTGCGCTTAGGCTAGCCG CCTGCAAGCGGAAGGAGCAGGAACAGCACAAGGACCGCAGCCTGGCGCCCAAGAAGCAGCGGCTGGTCTTCACCGACCTGCAACGCCGCACCCTGGTCGCCATCTTCAAGGAGAACAAGCGTCCCAGCAAGGAGATGCAGGTCACCATCTCGCAGCAGCTGGGGCTGGAGCTCTCCACCGTCAGCAACTTCTTCATGAACGCCCGACGCCGTTGCGTGGACCGCTGGCACGATGAAGCCAACGCGGCGGCCGGCACCGCGGGCCCTGGGCAGCCCGGCACCTCGGCGGCCGCCTTCTCCAAGGCCTGA